Genomic window (Vibrio gallicus):
CGTGTTAGGCTCAATTCAGCCGCAGCCAGTTATGAATGAACCAGATGGTACCCTTTGCTTTAAGAAACTGGCATCGGTGATTAAACCAGACGACTTTCACTTTGCGCGCACAAAACTGCTTAGCCTCGAAAACACCATTAACGGTAAGGTGCTACCGCTAGAATATTTGGCGCAAGCTCGCGAGTTTGTTAATCAATACGGTTTGAAATTGCACCTCGATGGTGCGCGTGTGTATAACGCCGCCGTAGCGCTCGATGTCGATATTAAAGAGATAGCGCAGCACTTTGATACCATGACCATTTGCTTGTCTAAAGGGCTTTGCGCGCCAGTGGGTTCACTGCTACTCGGTGATAAAGAAACCATAGCTAAGGCACGTCGAATCCGTAAAATGCTTGGCGGTGCCATGCGTCAGGTAGGCATATTGGGCGCAGCAGGTAAGTTGGCATTAACCGAACAGGTAACGCGCCTTAAAGATGACCATAAAAACGCCAAAAAGCTAGCGCAGGGCTTGTCACTATTACCTGGCTTTAACGTTAACTCTGAGCTCGTACAAACTAATATCGTATTTGCCAAACTCGACCACAGCATTAACATCGATGCGGTTACCGAACAGCTTGAACAACAAGGTATTTTGGTGTCCCCGAGCAATCCGGTACGCTTTGTAACCCACAAAGACATTAGCTCATCAGATATCGATACCTTACTTGAAAAGCTAAC
Coding sequences:
- the ltaE gene encoding low-specificity L-threonine aldolase — its product is MDFRSDTVTRPTQAMRDAMANAAVGDDVYGDDPTINELENWVAQRHGFEAALFTTSGTQANLLGLMSHCERGDEYLCGQQAHNYRYEAGGAAVLGSIQPQPVMNEPDGTLCFKKLASVIKPDDFHFARTKLLSLENTINGKVLPLEYLAQAREFVNQYGLKLHLDGARVYNAAVALDVDIKEIAQHFDTMTICLSKGLCAPVGSLLLGDKETIAKARRIRKMLGGAMRQVGILGAAGKLALTEQVTRLKDDHKNAKKLAQGLSLLPGFNVNSELVQTNIVFAKLDHSINIDAVTEQLEQQGILVSPSNPVRFVTHKDISSSDIDTLLEKLTSLL